One Sander vitreus isolate 19-12246 chromosome 22, sanVit1, whole genome shotgun sequence DNA segment encodes these proteins:
- the nsmaf gene encoding protein FAN isoform X4 yields the protein MAFLKTQELTKERFSLLLLDLEEYYFEQHTAYHMTTSSKKERKVRGSFKVCSRSAIFDPEDLSEPILKVIYIKESNVIAPYRNERGTKKLTFQLEGWSKTEDVVQTLLQLHRASCLEKLGDQTAMIAANLQSRLARSSFDKNCFQSVAEMPHMECAVEMVMPLVCNPGHVCITDESLYFQPLNGYPEQVIQIKLHRVRRIYKRRHGLRPLGLEVFCTENDFCSDIYLKFYNTADRDEIYYYIASFLENHMMEHTAESYMLQWQRGHLSNYQYLLHLNNLADRSCNDLSQYPVFPWVIADYTSAQLDMTNAATFRDLSKPVGALNKERLDRLLARYRGMPEPRFLYGSHYSSPGYVLFYLVRVAPEHMLCLQNGRYDHADRMFNSICDTWKNCLEGATDFKELIPEFYGDDCSFLENKRSLGLGRRQNGSLVGDVVLPAWASDTRDFLQKHKTALESQYVSENLHEWIDLVFGFKQRGSEAVAAHNVFHPLTYEGGIDCDSIEDPDQRIAMLTQILEFGQTPKQLFTIPHPQRITPRFHNITRSPSSNSPVSELSPASQSEDSSFEDLTEESRKLAWANMGNLKPISSHKIHKEAVTGIAVTRDGAAIFSTSQGLENIYSTLKMFSKELKDFQRSMSFSNMALSSCLMLANGKTVVCSSWDNNVYFYSIPYGRRQDTLMGHDDAVSEMCWFDDRLYTASWDSTVKVWQCASDSSSSHKRSQFQLLAELEHDAGVNTIGLNPAGTLLVSGCKDGTVTIWDTSSYGTLQQVHCHTGTIHHMAFSPDSRHVLSVGADSCMKVLDVQTGMVISSVKAEEEQRCFCWDGSSVLCGGQSGDLLLWDLLSNTVTQRIPAHSGAVTALWMSELCSTVITGGEDRQIILWKLQS from the exons ATGGCCTTTTTAAAGACGCAAGAACTAACTAAAGAAAG ATTTTCTCTCCTGTTGCTGGATTTGGAGGAATATTATTTTGAACAGCACACTGCTTACCACATGACCACCAGTTCAAAAAAGGAGAG AAAAGTCAGAGGCTCATTTAAGGTCTGTTCCAGATCTGCCATATTTGATCCAGAGGATCTTTCAGAGCCAATTTTAAAG GTTATTTACATCAAAGAGAGCAATGTCATAGCGCCTTACAGAAATGAAAGG GGGACAAAGAAGCTGACATTTCAGTTGGAAGGTTGGAGTAAAACCGAAGATGTCGTTCAAACATTACTCCAG CTCCACAGGGCGTCCTGTCTGGAAAAGCTTGGAGACCAGACTGCTATG ATTGCAGCAAATTTACAATCACGACTGGCGAGGTCATCTTTTGACAAAAACTG CTTTCAGAGTGTCGCTGAGATGCCTCACATGGAGTGTGCAGTGGAGATGGTCATGCCTCTGGTGTGCAATCCAGGCCACGTCTGCATAACGGATGAAAGCCTCTACTTCCAGCCTCTCAATGGATATCCG GAACAGGTGATTCAAATCAAACTCCACAGAGTCAGGAGAATCTACAAAAGACGGCATGGACTAAGACCACTG GGTCTTGAGGTGTTCTGTACTGAGAATGATTTCTGCTCAGATATCTACCTGAAGTTTTACAACACGGCCGACAGAGATGAAATCTACTACTACATCGCCAGTTTCTTGG AGAACCACATGATGGAGCACACAGCAGAGAGTTACATGCTGCAGTGGCAGCGCGGCCATCTGAGCAACTACCAGTATCTCCTTCACCTCAACAACCTGGCTGACCGCAGCTGCAACGACCTCTCCCAGTATCCCGTCTTCCCCTGGGTCATCGCTGACTACACCAGCGCACAGTTGG ATATGACAAACGCTGCCACATTCAGGGACCTGAGCAAACCTGTGGGAGCCCTAAACAAAGAGCGGCTAGACCGACTGCTG GCTCGCTACAGAGGCATGCCTGAACCTCGCTTCCTGTATGGCAGTCACTACTCATCACCAGGCTACGTCCTCTTCTACCTGGTCAGAGTCG CTCCAGAGCACATGCTGTGTCTCCAGAACGGCCGCTATGACCATGCAGATCGCATGTTTAATAG CATTTGTGATACATGGAAAAACTGCTTGGAGGGGGCAACTGACTTCAAAGAG TTGATTCCAGAGTTTTATGGGGATGACTGTAGCTTCCTGGAAAACAAACGGAGTCTTGGTTTGGGCAGAAGGCAGAACGGAAGCTTAGTCGGGGATGTTGTTCTCCCAGCGTGGGCCTCAG ATACCAGGGACTTTCTTCAAAAGCACAAGACAGCACTGGAGAGTCAGTATGTGTCGGAGAACCTTCATGAGTGGATTGATCTGGTGTTTGGCTTCAAACAGAGAGGCAGTGAAGCTGTCGCAGCCCATAATG TGTTTCACCCACTGACCTATGAAGGAGGCATCGACTGCGATAG CATCGAGGACCCTGACCAGAGAATCGCCATGCTGACACAGATCCTGGAGTTCGGCCAGACGCCGAAACAGCTGTTCACAATCCCTCACCCTCAGAGGATCACACCGAGGTTTCACAACATAACTCGAAGCCCCAGCAGCAACTCACCAGTCAGTGAACTGTCTCCAG CCTCTCAGAGTGAGGACTCCTCCTTTGAAGACCTGACCGAGGAGAGCAGGAAGTTAGCCTGGGCAAACATGGGAAATCTGAAACCAATCTCCAGCCACAAGATCCATAAAGA GGCTGTGACGGGCATCGCTGTGACTCGAGATGGGGCAGCCATTTTCTCCACATCCCAAGGTCTGGAAAATATCT ACTcaacacttaaaatgttttccaaaGAGTTAAAGGACTTCCAGAGAAGCATGTCCTTCTCTAACATG GCGTTATCGTCATGTTTGATGCTGGCAAATGGTAAAACAGTGGTGTGTTCTTCCTGGGACAACaatgt CTATTTCTACTCCATCCCATATGGCAGACGGCAGGACACACTGATGGGGCATGATGATGCCGTCAGTGAAATGTGTTGGTTTGATGACCGGCTGTACACAGCGTCCTGGGATTCCACCGTCAAG GTGTGGCAGTGCGCTTCTGACAGCTCATCCAGTCACAAGAGATCCCAGTTTCAGTTACTGGCTGAGTTGGAACATGATGCTGGG GTGAACACCATTGGTCTGAATCCAGCGGGGACTCTGCTGGTGTCTGGCTGTAAAGATGGGACCGTCACCATCTGGGACACCAGCAGCTATGGAACCCTGCAGCAGGTCCACTGCCACACCGGAACCATCCACCACATGGCCTTTAGTCCTG ATAGCCGACACGTCCTCAGTGTTGGTGCTGACTCCTGTATGAAGGTTCTTGATGTCCAGACGGGAATGGTGATCTCATCTGTGAAAGCTGAGGAGGAGCAGAG GTGTTTCTGCTGGGACGGGAGCTCAGTGCTGTGTGGGGGACAGTCTGGCGACCTCCTGCTGTGGGACCTGCTCAGCAACACAGTCACCCAGCGGATCCCTGCACACTCAG GTGCTGTCACAGCCCTGTGGATGAGTGAGCTGTGCTCCACAGTGATCACAGGCGGGGAGGACAGACAGATCATCCTCTGGAAGCTCCAGAGTTAA
- the nsmaf gene encoding protein FAN isoform X3, which produces MAFLKTQELTKERKVRGSFKVCSRSAIFDPEDLSEPILKIPLRDCKKIEFVESENNPFNEPSVISILCVQVIYIKESNVIAPYRNERGTKKLTFQLEGWSKTEDVVQTLLQLHRASCLEKLGDQTAMIAANLQSRLARSSFDKNCFQSVAEMPHMECAVEMVMPLVCNPGHVCITDESLYFQPLNGYPEQVIQIKLHRVRRIYKRRHGLRPLGLEVFCTENDFCSDIYLKFYNTADRDEIYYYIASFLENHMMEHTAESYMLQWQRGHLSNYQYLLHLNNLADRSCNDLSQYPVFPWVIADYTSAQLDMTNAATFRDLSKPVGALNKERLDRLLARYRGMPEPRFLYGSHYSSPGYVLFYLVRVAPEHMLCLQNGRYDHADRMFNSICDTWKNCLEGATDFKELIPEFYGDDCSFLENKRSLGLGRRQNGSLVGDVVLPAWASDTRDFLQKHKTALESQYVSENLHEWIDLVFGFKQRGSEAVAAHNVFHPLTYEGGIDCDSIEDPDQRIAMLTQILEFGQTPKQLFTIPHPQRITPRFHNITRSPSSNSPVSELSPASQSEDSSFEDLTEESRKLAWANMGNLKPISSHKIHKEAVTGIAVTRDGAAIFSTSQGLENIYSTLKMFSKELKDFQRSMSFSNMALSSCLMLANGKTVVCSSWDNNVYFYSIPYGRRQDTLMGHDDAVSEMCWFDDRLYTASWDSTVKVWQCASDSSSSHKRSQFQLLAELEHDAGVNTIGLNPAGTLLVSGCKDGTVTIWDTSSYGTLQQVHCHTGTIHHMAFSPDSRHVLSVGADSCMKVLDVQTGMVISSVKAEEEQRCFCWDGSSVLCGGQSGDLLLWDLLSNTVTQRIPAHSGAVTALWMSELCSTVITGGEDRQIILWKLQS; this is translated from the exons ATGGCCTTTTTAAAGACGCAAGAACTAACTAAAGAAAG AAAAGTCAGAGGCTCATTTAAGGTCTGTTCCAGATCTGCCATATTTGATCCAGAGGATCTTTCAGAGCCAATTTTAAAG ATTCCTCTTCGAGACTGTAAGAAGATTGAGTTTGTGGAGAGCGAGAACAACCCTTTCAATGA GCCATCTGTCATCTCTATTTTATGTGTACAG GTTATTTACATCAAAGAGAGCAATGTCATAGCGCCTTACAGAAATGAAAGG GGGACAAAGAAGCTGACATTTCAGTTGGAAGGTTGGAGTAAAACCGAAGATGTCGTTCAAACATTACTCCAG CTCCACAGGGCGTCCTGTCTGGAAAAGCTTGGAGACCAGACTGCTATG ATTGCAGCAAATTTACAATCACGACTGGCGAGGTCATCTTTTGACAAAAACTG CTTTCAGAGTGTCGCTGAGATGCCTCACATGGAGTGTGCAGTGGAGATGGTCATGCCTCTGGTGTGCAATCCAGGCCACGTCTGCATAACGGATGAAAGCCTCTACTTCCAGCCTCTCAATGGATATCCG GAACAGGTGATTCAAATCAAACTCCACAGAGTCAGGAGAATCTACAAAAGACGGCATGGACTAAGACCACTG GGTCTTGAGGTGTTCTGTACTGAGAATGATTTCTGCTCAGATATCTACCTGAAGTTTTACAACACGGCCGACAGAGATGAAATCTACTACTACATCGCCAGTTTCTTGG AGAACCACATGATGGAGCACACAGCAGAGAGTTACATGCTGCAGTGGCAGCGCGGCCATCTGAGCAACTACCAGTATCTCCTTCACCTCAACAACCTGGCTGACCGCAGCTGCAACGACCTCTCCCAGTATCCCGTCTTCCCCTGGGTCATCGCTGACTACACCAGCGCACAGTTGG ATATGACAAACGCTGCCACATTCAGGGACCTGAGCAAACCTGTGGGAGCCCTAAACAAAGAGCGGCTAGACCGACTGCTG GCTCGCTACAGAGGCATGCCTGAACCTCGCTTCCTGTATGGCAGTCACTACTCATCACCAGGCTACGTCCTCTTCTACCTGGTCAGAGTCG CTCCAGAGCACATGCTGTGTCTCCAGAACGGCCGCTATGACCATGCAGATCGCATGTTTAATAG CATTTGTGATACATGGAAAAACTGCTTGGAGGGGGCAACTGACTTCAAAGAG TTGATTCCAGAGTTTTATGGGGATGACTGTAGCTTCCTGGAAAACAAACGGAGTCTTGGTTTGGGCAGAAGGCAGAACGGAAGCTTAGTCGGGGATGTTGTTCTCCCAGCGTGGGCCTCAG ATACCAGGGACTTTCTTCAAAAGCACAAGACAGCACTGGAGAGTCAGTATGTGTCGGAGAACCTTCATGAGTGGATTGATCTGGTGTTTGGCTTCAAACAGAGAGGCAGTGAAGCTGTCGCAGCCCATAATG TGTTTCACCCACTGACCTATGAAGGAGGCATCGACTGCGATAG CATCGAGGACCCTGACCAGAGAATCGCCATGCTGACACAGATCCTGGAGTTCGGCCAGACGCCGAAACAGCTGTTCACAATCCCTCACCCTCAGAGGATCACACCGAGGTTTCACAACATAACTCGAAGCCCCAGCAGCAACTCACCAGTCAGTGAACTGTCTCCAG CCTCTCAGAGTGAGGACTCCTCCTTTGAAGACCTGACCGAGGAGAGCAGGAAGTTAGCCTGGGCAAACATGGGAAATCTGAAACCAATCTCCAGCCACAAGATCCATAAAGA GGCTGTGACGGGCATCGCTGTGACTCGAGATGGGGCAGCCATTTTCTCCACATCCCAAGGTCTGGAAAATATCT ACTcaacacttaaaatgttttccaaaGAGTTAAAGGACTTCCAGAGAAGCATGTCCTTCTCTAACATG GCGTTATCGTCATGTTTGATGCTGGCAAATGGTAAAACAGTGGTGTGTTCTTCCTGGGACAACaatgt CTATTTCTACTCCATCCCATATGGCAGACGGCAGGACACACTGATGGGGCATGATGATGCCGTCAGTGAAATGTGTTGGTTTGATGACCGGCTGTACACAGCGTCCTGGGATTCCACCGTCAAG GTGTGGCAGTGCGCTTCTGACAGCTCATCCAGTCACAAGAGATCCCAGTTTCAGTTACTGGCTGAGTTGGAACATGATGCTGGG GTGAACACCATTGGTCTGAATCCAGCGGGGACTCTGCTGGTGTCTGGCTGTAAAGATGGGACCGTCACCATCTGGGACACCAGCAGCTATGGAACCCTGCAGCAGGTCCACTGCCACACCGGAACCATCCACCACATGGCCTTTAGTCCTG ATAGCCGACACGTCCTCAGTGTTGGTGCTGACTCCTGTATGAAGGTTCTTGATGTCCAGACGGGAATGGTGATCTCATCTGTGAAAGCTGAGGAGGAGCAGAG GTGTTTCTGCTGGGACGGGAGCTCAGTGCTGTGTGGGGGACAGTCTGGCGACCTCCTGCTGTGGGACCTGCTCAGCAACACAGTCACCCAGCGGATCCCTGCACACTCAG GTGCTGTCACAGCCCTGTGGATGAGTGAGCTGTGCTCCACAGTGATCACAGGCGGGGAGGACAGACAGATCATCCTCTGGAAGCTCCAGAGTTAA
- the nsmaf gene encoding protein FAN isoform X2, whose translation MAFLKTQELTKERFSLLLLDLEEYYFEQHTAYHMTTSSKKERKVRGSFKVCSRSAIFDPEDLSEPILKIPLRDCKKIEFVESENNPFNEPSVISILCVQVIYIKESNVIAPYRNERGTKKLTFQLEGWSKTEDVVQTLLQLHRASCLEKLGDQTAMIAANLQSRLARSSFDKNCFQSVAEMPHMECAVEMVMPLVCNPGHVCITDESLYFQPLNGYPEQVIQIKLHRVRRIYKRRHGLRPLGLEVFCTENDFCSDIYLKFYNTADRDEIYYYIASFLENHMMEHTAESYMLQWQRGHLSNYQYLLHLNNLADRSCNDLSQYPVFPWVIADYTSAQLDMTNAATFRDLSKPVGALNKERLDRLLARYRGMPEPRFLYGSHYSSPGYVLFYLVRVAPEHMLCLQNGRYDHADRMFNSICDTWKNCLEGATDFKELIPEFYGDDCSFLENKRSLGLGRRQNGSLVGDVVLPAWASDTRDFLQKHKTALESQYVSENLHEWIDLVFGFKQRGSEAVAAHNVFHPLTYEGGIDCDSIEDPDQRIAMLTQILEFGQTPKQLFTIPHPQRITPRFHNITRSPSSNSPVSELSPASQSEDSSFEDLTEESRKLAWANMGNLKPISSHKIHKEAVTGIAVTRDGAAIFSTSQDSTLKMFSKELKDFQRSMSFSNMALSSCLMLANGKTVVCSSWDNNVYFYSIPYGRRQDTLMGHDDAVSEMCWFDDRLYTASWDSTVKVWQCASDSSSSHKRSQFQLLAELEHDAGVNTIGLNPAGTLLVSGCKDGTVTIWDTSSYGTLQQVHCHTGTIHHMAFSPDSRHVLSVGADSCMKVLDVQTGMVISSVKAEEEQRCFCWDGSSVLCGGQSGDLLLWDLLSNTVTQRIPAHSGAVTALWMSELCSTVITGGEDRQIILWKLQS comes from the exons ATGGCCTTTTTAAAGACGCAAGAACTAACTAAAGAAAG ATTTTCTCTCCTGTTGCTGGATTTGGAGGAATATTATTTTGAACAGCACACTGCTTACCACATGACCACCAGTTCAAAAAAGGAGAG AAAAGTCAGAGGCTCATTTAAGGTCTGTTCCAGATCTGCCATATTTGATCCAGAGGATCTTTCAGAGCCAATTTTAAAG ATTCCTCTTCGAGACTGTAAGAAGATTGAGTTTGTGGAGAGCGAGAACAACCCTTTCAATGA GCCATCTGTCATCTCTATTTTATGTGTACAG GTTATTTACATCAAAGAGAGCAATGTCATAGCGCCTTACAGAAATGAAAGG GGGACAAAGAAGCTGACATTTCAGTTGGAAGGTTGGAGTAAAACCGAAGATGTCGTTCAAACATTACTCCAG CTCCACAGGGCGTCCTGTCTGGAAAAGCTTGGAGACCAGACTGCTATG ATTGCAGCAAATTTACAATCACGACTGGCGAGGTCATCTTTTGACAAAAACTG CTTTCAGAGTGTCGCTGAGATGCCTCACATGGAGTGTGCAGTGGAGATGGTCATGCCTCTGGTGTGCAATCCAGGCCACGTCTGCATAACGGATGAAAGCCTCTACTTCCAGCCTCTCAATGGATATCCG GAACAGGTGATTCAAATCAAACTCCACAGAGTCAGGAGAATCTACAAAAGACGGCATGGACTAAGACCACTG GGTCTTGAGGTGTTCTGTACTGAGAATGATTTCTGCTCAGATATCTACCTGAAGTTTTACAACACGGCCGACAGAGATGAAATCTACTACTACATCGCCAGTTTCTTGG AGAACCACATGATGGAGCACACAGCAGAGAGTTACATGCTGCAGTGGCAGCGCGGCCATCTGAGCAACTACCAGTATCTCCTTCACCTCAACAACCTGGCTGACCGCAGCTGCAACGACCTCTCCCAGTATCCCGTCTTCCCCTGGGTCATCGCTGACTACACCAGCGCACAGTTGG ATATGACAAACGCTGCCACATTCAGGGACCTGAGCAAACCTGTGGGAGCCCTAAACAAAGAGCGGCTAGACCGACTGCTG GCTCGCTACAGAGGCATGCCTGAACCTCGCTTCCTGTATGGCAGTCACTACTCATCACCAGGCTACGTCCTCTTCTACCTGGTCAGAGTCG CTCCAGAGCACATGCTGTGTCTCCAGAACGGCCGCTATGACCATGCAGATCGCATGTTTAATAG CATTTGTGATACATGGAAAAACTGCTTGGAGGGGGCAACTGACTTCAAAGAG TTGATTCCAGAGTTTTATGGGGATGACTGTAGCTTCCTGGAAAACAAACGGAGTCTTGGTTTGGGCAGAAGGCAGAACGGAAGCTTAGTCGGGGATGTTGTTCTCCCAGCGTGGGCCTCAG ATACCAGGGACTTTCTTCAAAAGCACAAGACAGCACTGGAGAGTCAGTATGTGTCGGAGAACCTTCATGAGTGGATTGATCTGGTGTTTGGCTTCAAACAGAGAGGCAGTGAAGCTGTCGCAGCCCATAATG TGTTTCACCCACTGACCTATGAAGGAGGCATCGACTGCGATAG CATCGAGGACCCTGACCAGAGAATCGCCATGCTGACACAGATCCTGGAGTTCGGCCAGACGCCGAAACAGCTGTTCACAATCCCTCACCCTCAGAGGATCACACCGAGGTTTCACAACATAACTCGAAGCCCCAGCAGCAACTCACCAGTCAGTGAACTGTCTCCAG CCTCTCAGAGTGAGGACTCCTCCTTTGAAGACCTGACCGAGGAGAGCAGGAAGTTAGCCTGGGCAAACATGGGAAATCTGAAACCAATCTCCAGCCACAAGATCCATAAAGA GGCTGTGACGGGCATCGCTGTGACTCGAGATGGGGCAGCCATTTTCTCCACATCCCAAG ACTcaacacttaaaatgttttccaaaGAGTTAAAGGACTTCCAGAGAAGCATGTCCTTCTCTAACATG GCGTTATCGTCATGTTTGATGCTGGCAAATGGTAAAACAGTGGTGTGTTCTTCCTGGGACAACaatgt CTATTTCTACTCCATCCCATATGGCAGACGGCAGGACACACTGATGGGGCATGATGATGCCGTCAGTGAAATGTGTTGGTTTGATGACCGGCTGTACACAGCGTCCTGGGATTCCACCGTCAAG GTGTGGCAGTGCGCTTCTGACAGCTCATCCAGTCACAAGAGATCCCAGTTTCAGTTACTGGCTGAGTTGGAACATGATGCTGGG GTGAACACCATTGGTCTGAATCCAGCGGGGACTCTGCTGGTGTCTGGCTGTAAAGATGGGACCGTCACCATCTGGGACACCAGCAGCTATGGAACCCTGCAGCAGGTCCACTGCCACACCGGAACCATCCACCACATGGCCTTTAGTCCTG ATAGCCGACACGTCCTCAGTGTTGGTGCTGACTCCTGTATGAAGGTTCTTGATGTCCAGACGGGAATGGTGATCTCATCTGTGAAAGCTGAGGAGGAGCAGAG GTGTTTCTGCTGGGACGGGAGCTCAGTGCTGTGTGGGGGACAGTCTGGCGACCTCCTGCTGTGGGACCTGCTCAGCAACACAGTCACCCAGCGGATCCCTGCACACTCAG GTGCTGTCACAGCCCTGTGGATGAGTGAGCTGTGCTCCACAGTGATCACAGGCGGGGAGGACAGACAGATCATCCTCTGGAAGCTCCAGAGTTAA
- the nsmaf gene encoding protein FAN isoform X1: MAFLKTQELTKERFSLLLLDLEEYYFEQHTAYHMTTSSKKERKVRGSFKVCSRSAIFDPEDLSEPILKIPLRDCKKIEFVESENNPFNEPSVISILCVQVIYIKESNVIAPYRNERGTKKLTFQLEGWSKTEDVVQTLLQLHRASCLEKLGDQTAMIAANLQSRLARSSFDKNCFQSVAEMPHMECAVEMVMPLVCNPGHVCITDESLYFQPLNGYPEQVIQIKLHRVRRIYKRRHGLRPLGLEVFCTENDFCSDIYLKFYNTADRDEIYYYIASFLENHMMEHTAESYMLQWQRGHLSNYQYLLHLNNLADRSCNDLSQYPVFPWVIADYTSAQLDMTNAATFRDLSKPVGALNKERLDRLLARYRGMPEPRFLYGSHYSSPGYVLFYLVRVAPEHMLCLQNGRYDHADRMFNSICDTWKNCLEGATDFKELIPEFYGDDCSFLENKRSLGLGRRQNGSLVGDVVLPAWASDTRDFLQKHKTALESQYVSENLHEWIDLVFGFKQRGSEAVAAHNVFHPLTYEGGIDCDSIEDPDQRIAMLTQILEFGQTPKQLFTIPHPQRITPRFHNITRSPSSNSPVSELSPASQSEDSSFEDLTEESRKLAWANMGNLKPISSHKIHKEAVTGIAVTRDGAAIFSTSQGLENIYSTLKMFSKELKDFQRSMSFSNMALSSCLMLANGKTVVCSSWDNNVYFYSIPYGRRQDTLMGHDDAVSEMCWFDDRLYTASWDSTVKVWQCASDSSSSHKRSQFQLLAELEHDAGVNTIGLNPAGTLLVSGCKDGTVTIWDTSSYGTLQQVHCHTGTIHHMAFSPDSRHVLSVGADSCMKVLDVQTGMVISSVKAEEEQRCFCWDGSSVLCGGQSGDLLLWDLLSNTVTQRIPAHSGAVTALWMSELCSTVITGGEDRQIILWKLQS; the protein is encoded by the exons ATGGCCTTTTTAAAGACGCAAGAACTAACTAAAGAAAG ATTTTCTCTCCTGTTGCTGGATTTGGAGGAATATTATTTTGAACAGCACACTGCTTACCACATGACCACCAGTTCAAAAAAGGAGAG AAAAGTCAGAGGCTCATTTAAGGTCTGTTCCAGATCTGCCATATTTGATCCAGAGGATCTTTCAGAGCCAATTTTAAAG ATTCCTCTTCGAGACTGTAAGAAGATTGAGTTTGTGGAGAGCGAGAACAACCCTTTCAATGA GCCATCTGTCATCTCTATTTTATGTGTACAG GTTATTTACATCAAAGAGAGCAATGTCATAGCGCCTTACAGAAATGAAAGG GGGACAAAGAAGCTGACATTTCAGTTGGAAGGTTGGAGTAAAACCGAAGATGTCGTTCAAACATTACTCCAG CTCCACAGGGCGTCCTGTCTGGAAAAGCTTGGAGACCAGACTGCTATG ATTGCAGCAAATTTACAATCACGACTGGCGAGGTCATCTTTTGACAAAAACTG CTTTCAGAGTGTCGCTGAGATGCCTCACATGGAGTGTGCAGTGGAGATGGTCATGCCTCTGGTGTGCAATCCAGGCCACGTCTGCATAACGGATGAAAGCCTCTACTTCCAGCCTCTCAATGGATATCCG GAACAGGTGATTCAAATCAAACTCCACAGAGTCAGGAGAATCTACAAAAGACGGCATGGACTAAGACCACTG GGTCTTGAGGTGTTCTGTACTGAGAATGATTTCTGCTCAGATATCTACCTGAAGTTTTACAACACGGCCGACAGAGATGAAATCTACTACTACATCGCCAGTTTCTTGG AGAACCACATGATGGAGCACACAGCAGAGAGTTACATGCTGCAGTGGCAGCGCGGCCATCTGAGCAACTACCAGTATCTCCTTCACCTCAACAACCTGGCTGACCGCAGCTGCAACGACCTCTCCCAGTATCCCGTCTTCCCCTGGGTCATCGCTGACTACACCAGCGCACAGTTGG ATATGACAAACGCTGCCACATTCAGGGACCTGAGCAAACCTGTGGGAGCCCTAAACAAAGAGCGGCTAGACCGACTGCTG GCTCGCTACAGAGGCATGCCTGAACCTCGCTTCCTGTATGGCAGTCACTACTCATCACCAGGCTACGTCCTCTTCTACCTGGTCAGAGTCG CTCCAGAGCACATGCTGTGTCTCCAGAACGGCCGCTATGACCATGCAGATCGCATGTTTAATAG CATTTGTGATACATGGAAAAACTGCTTGGAGGGGGCAACTGACTTCAAAGAG TTGATTCCAGAGTTTTATGGGGATGACTGTAGCTTCCTGGAAAACAAACGGAGTCTTGGTTTGGGCAGAAGGCAGAACGGAAGCTTAGTCGGGGATGTTGTTCTCCCAGCGTGGGCCTCAG ATACCAGGGACTTTCTTCAAAAGCACAAGACAGCACTGGAGAGTCAGTATGTGTCGGAGAACCTTCATGAGTGGATTGATCTGGTGTTTGGCTTCAAACAGAGAGGCAGTGAAGCTGTCGCAGCCCATAATG TGTTTCACCCACTGACCTATGAAGGAGGCATCGACTGCGATAG CATCGAGGACCCTGACCAGAGAATCGCCATGCTGACACAGATCCTGGAGTTCGGCCAGACGCCGAAACAGCTGTTCACAATCCCTCACCCTCAGAGGATCACACCGAGGTTTCACAACATAACTCGAAGCCCCAGCAGCAACTCACCAGTCAGTGAACTGTCTCCAG CCTCTCAGAGTGAGGACTCCTCCTTTGAAGACCTGACCGAGGAGAGCAGGAAGTTAGCCTGGGCAAACATGGGAAATCTGAAACCAATCTCCAGCCACAAGATCCATAAAGA GGCTGTGACGGGCATCGCTGTGACTCGAGATGGGGCAGCCATTTTCTCCACATCCCAAGGTCTGGAAAATATCT ACTcaacacttaaaatgttttccaaaGAGTTAAAGGACTTCCAGAGAAGCATGTCCTTCTCTAACATG GCGTTATCGTCATGTTTGATGCTGGCAAATGGTAAAACAGTGGTGTGTTCTTCCTGGGACAACaatgt CTATTTCTACTCCATCCCATATGGCAGACGGCAGGACACACTGATGGGGCATGATGATGCCGTCAGTGAAATGTGTTGGTTTGATGACCGGCTGTACACAGCGTCCTGGGATTCCACCGTCAAG GTGTGGCAGTGCGCTTCTGACAGCTCATCCAGTCACAAGAGATCCCAGTTTCAGTTACTGGCTGAGTTGGAACATGATGCTGGG GTGAACACCATTGGTCTGAATCCAGCGGGGACTCTGCTGGTGTCTGGCTGTAAAGATGGGACCGTCACCATCTGGGACACCAGCAGCTATGGAACCCTGCAGCAGGTCCACTGCCACACCGGAACCATCCACCACATGGCCTTTAGTCCTG ATAGCCGACACGTCCTCAGTGTTGGTGCTGACTCCTGTATGAAGGTTCTTGATGTCCAGACGGGAATGGTGATCTCATCTGTGAAAGCTGAGGAGGAGCAGAG GTGTTTCTGCTGGGACGGGAGCTCAGTGCTGTGTGGGGGACAGTCTGGCGACCTCCTGCTGTGGGACCTGCTCAGCAACACAGTCACCCAGCGGATCCCTGCACACTCAG GTGCTGTCACAGCCCTGTGGATGAGTGAGCTGTGCTCCACAGTGATCACAGGCGGGGAGGACAGACAGATCATCCTCTGGAAGCTCCAGAGTTAA